A region from the Solibacillus sp. FSL H8-0523 genome encodes:
- a CDS encoding polyprenyl synthetase family protein: METTLKQFIEVQLPEIETTLYDLVEKIEAPAHLKESMLYSLKAGGKRIRPLFVVAVCEMYKKPLAASLVVGSAVEMIHTYSLIHDDLPCMDDDELRRGKPTNHVVYGEALATLAGDALNTLAFGVVARLENVTAEQKLELINLLSVGAGAEGMVGGQILDMDGEQRLLNIQELETVHVNKTGALLRFSIESGAVLAGASEEDRKALVAYAHHIGLAFQIQDDILDIEGTSEELGKTAGKDVAAEKSTYPALLTLDGAKQKLNEHYNFAIEALQKVSIETTLLQQFAQYIVRRSN; the protein is encoded by the coding sequence ATGGAAACGACATTAAAGCAATTTATTGAAGTACAATTACCTGAAATCGAAACGACACTGTATGATTTAGTCGAAAAAATTGAAGCACCTGCACATTTAAAGGAATCGATGCTGTATTCTTTAAAAGCAGGGGGCAAACGCATTCGTCCACTCTTTGTAGTCGCTGTTTGTGAAATGTATAAGAAGCCACTTGCAGCAAGTTTAGTTGTGGGTTCAGCTGTGGAAATGATCCATACGTATTCATTAATTCATGATGATCTTCCATGCATGGACGACGATGAACTTCGTCGTGGTAAGCCGACAAACCATGTCGTATATGGTGAGGCACTTGCAACACTAGCAGGAGATGCGTTAAACACATTAGCGTTTGGAGTTGTAGCGCGACTTGAGAACGTAACAGCCGAGCAAAAACTAGAGCTAATCAATCTATTAAGTGTCGGAGCAGGAGCTGAGGGCATGGTAGGTGGCCAAATTTTAGATATGGACGGCGAACAACGTCTACTGAATATACAAGAGCTTGAAACGGTGCATGTCAACAAAACAGGTGCACTGTTACGCTTTAGCATCGAGTCTGGTGCTGTACTTGCTGGGGCAAGCGAAGAAGACCGTAAAGCATTAGTCGCGTATGCACATCACATTGGGCTCGCATTCCAAATTCAAGATGATATTTTAGATATTGAGGGTACATCTGAAGAGTTAGGGAAAACAGCAGGTAAAGATGTCGCAGCAGAAAAAAGTACATACCCTGCACTACTTACATTAGATGGAGCGAAGCAAAAATTAAATGAGCATTACAATTTCGCAATCGAAGCATTACAAAAAGTGAGTATCGAAACAACATTATTACAACAATTTGCCCAATATATTGTGAGACGTAGTAACTAA
- the xseB gene encoding exodeoxyribonuclease VII small subunit → MTKPTFATAMTELEEVVRKLEQGDVPLEQAIDLYKKGMELSKLCHDTLQNAEQQLISIVGEDGEKQPFQQGNGE, encoded by the coding sequence ATGACAAAACCAACATTTGCAACAGCCATGACGGAACTAGAAGAAGTCGTGCGTAAGCTAGAGCAAGGCGATGTGCCATTAGAACAAGCCATCGATCTTTATAAAAAAGGGATGGAGCTGTCAAAGCTTTGCCATGACACACTACAAAATGCAGAACAACAGTTAATTTCAATCGTTGGAGAAGATGGGGAAAAGCAACCGTTCCAACAAGGAAATGGAGAATAG
- the xseA gene encoding exodeoxyribonuclease VII large subunit, protein MSSNYLSVKALTKYIKRKFDADPHLRDVYVTGELSNVKIHSSGHIYFTLKDDSSRINATMFRNQATKLTFKPEEGMKVFIRGDVNVYEASGAYQLYAQTMEPDGIGGLFVAFNQLKERLQKEGLFNPNLKQPIPQYPKTIGVLTATTGAAIRDICTTINRRYPQAEILIYPTLVQGAGAAANITENIYLANHQALCDVLIVGRGGGSIEDLWAFNEEIVARAIFESRIPIISAVGHETDTTIADFVADLRAPTPTAAAELAVPNQQELIGQLLQRQTFMHQVMTSRLNFERTRLTKLQNSYPLATPERLYRPFIERLAQVDTSLQNATKLFMLNQQTALQKIDSKLKQYSPKHQLHAAKQQLMHTNNQLHRTMKQTFAQNQLAFQNQLRMLEALNPLNLMSKGFSVAYKDENVVKSVHELEKGDVVNMTFQDGFAEAKIIKTHVQKEGKAK, encoded by the coding sequence ATGTCTTCTAACTATTTATCAGTTAAAGCCTTAACGAAATATATAAAACGAAAATTTGACGCCGATCCGCATTTACGTGATGTTTATGTAACCGGGGAACTATCCAACGTAAAAATTCATAGCTCTGGCCATATTTATTTTACGTTAAAGGACGATAGCTCGCGCATTAACGCAACTATGTTTCGTAATCAAGCAACCAAATTAACGTTCAAACCCGAGGAAGGCATGAAAGTGTTTATTCGTGGGGATGTCAATGTGTATGAAGCGAGTGGCGCTTATCAATTGTACGCACAAACGATGGAGCCAGACGGAATTGGTGGGTTGTTTGTTGCCTTTAACCAATTAAAAGAGCGCTTACAAAAAGAAGGTTTATTTAATCCGAATCTAAAACAACCAATCCCGCAGTACCCAAAAACGATTGGTGTATTAACCGCGACAACAGGTGCGGCAATTCGTGATATATGTACGACAATTAACCGTCGTTACCCACAAGCGGAGATTTTAATCTATCCAACGCTTGTGCAAGGAGCAGGTGCGGCGGCGAATATTACAGAAAATATTTATTTAGCCAATCATCAGGCGCTTTGTGATGTATTAATCGTTGGGCGTGGTGGTGGTTCGATTGAGGATTTATGGGCATTTAATGAAGAAATTGTCGCACGGGCGATTTTTGAAAGCCGTATTCCGATTATTAGCGCGGTCGGGCATGAAACCGATACAACAATTGCCGATTTCGTTGCGGATTTACGCGCACCAACACCTACTGCAGCTGCAGAATTAGCGGTACCAAACCAGCAGGAGCTGATTGGTCAACTCCTGCAAAGGCAAACATTTATGCACCAAGTGATGACGTCCCGCTTGAATTTTGAGCGAACGCGTTTAACAAAATTACAAAATTCGTATCCACTTGCAACACCTGAGCGATTATATCGTCCTTTTATAGAAAGGCTCGCACAAGTTGACACAAGTTTGCAAAATGCAACGAAGCTTTTTATGTTAAATCAGCAAACGGCATTACAGAAAATCGATAGCAAACTGAAACAGTATTCGCCGAAGCATCAATTACATGCAGCGAAACAGCAACTAATGCACACAAATAATCAATTGCATCGCACAATGAAACAAACATTCGCGCAAAACCAATTAGCGTTTCAAAATCAATTGCGCATGCTAGAGGCGTTAAACCCACTAAACTTAATGAGTAAAGGGTTTAGCGTAGCATATAAAGATGAAAACGTAGTAAAATCAGTACATGAGTTGGAAAAAGGGGATGTTGTCAATATGACATTCCAAGATGGTTTTGCTGAAGCGAAAATTATCAAGACACATGTACAGAAGGAAGGGAAAGCAAAATGA
- the folD gene encoding bifunctional methylenetetrahydrofolate dehydrogenase/methenyltetrahydrofolate cyclohydrolase FolD — translation MSSVIINGKEIGQEIRGAVATRVASLKANGVTPGLAVILVGENPASKTYVANKQKSCEQIGMFSELIKLPEDISEQDLLHQIRELNTRSDIHGILVQLPLPKHINEDEVIQAISPEKDVDGFSPVSVGKMMLGQDTYLPCTPYGVMKLLEHSGIDVAGKHAVIVGRSHIVGKPMGQLLLQKDATVTYTHSKTPDLPSFTKQADILIAAVGRPNFITKEHVKAGAVVIDVGINRDENNKLVGDVNFGEVSELASHITPVPGGVGPMTITMLLENTVQAAEKELERKAK, via the coding sequence ATGTCAAGTGTAATTATTAATGGTAAAGAAATCGGTCAAGAAATTCGAGGGGCAGTCGCAACTCGTGTAGCATCTTTAAAAGCAAATGGTGTAACACCAGGCTTAGCAGTTATTTTAGTGGGTGAAAACCCAGCTTCAAAAACATACGTAGCAAACAAGCAAAAGTCTTGTGAGCAAATCGGCATGTTCTCAGAGTTAATAAAATTACCAGAAGATATTTCAGAACAAGATTTACTACATCAAATTCGTGAATTAAACACGCGCAGTGATATTCACGGTATCCTTGTACAGCTCCCATTACCAAAACACATTAATGAAGATGAAGTGATCCAAGCAATTTCTCCGGAAAAAGACGTGGACGGTTTCTCACCAGTAAGTGTAGGGAAAATGATGCTAGGACAAGATACATACTTGCCATGTACACCTTATGGGGTCATGAAATTATTAGAACACTCAGGAATCGACGTTGCAGGAAAGCACGCTGTTATCGTTGGACGTAGCCACATTGTGGGTAAACCAATGGGACAACTGTTACTGCAAAAAGATGCAACCGTTACATATACACACTCAAAAACACCAGATTTACCATCATTCACAAAGCAAGCGGATATTTTAATCGCTGCTGTAGGTCGTCCAAACTTCATTACAAAAGAGCACGTGAAAGCAGGTGCCGTTGTCATTGATGTCGGGATTAACCGTGACGAAAACAACAAGCTTGTTGGCGATGTAAACTTTGGTGAAGTGAGTGAACTTGCTTCACATATTACACCAGTGCCAGGTGGCGTTGGGCCAATGACAATTACCATGTTATTAGAAAACACCGTACAAGCAGCTGAAAAAGAGTTAGAACGTAAAGCGAAATAA
- the nusB gene encoding transcription antitermination factor NusB yields the protein MKRSEARQKAFQALFQLDSTELSFEEAIGHVLEEEQESDAYLNKLVRGTTENLVEIDAALEQNLENWTLSRLPKIERTVLRLAVYELLHEEDTPNRVVMNEAIELCKTYGDEKSSKFVNGVLSKFTEQ from the coding sequence ATGAAACGATCTGAAGCGCGCCAAAAAGCGTTCCAAGCTTTGTTTCAGTTAGACAGCACAGAACTTTCGTTTGAAGAAGCGATTGGCCACGTTCTAGAGGAAGAACAAGAGTCAGATGCTTATTTAAACAAATTAGTTCGTGGGACAACTGAAAACCTAGTGGAAATTGACGCAGCGCTAGAACAAAATTTAGAAAACTGGACGCTTAGCCGTCTACCTAAAATTGAGAGAACGGTTTTACGTTTAGCAGTGTACGAATTACTGCATGAAGAAGACACACCAAACCGAGTTGTAATGAACGAGGCAATCGAGCTTTGCAAAACGTATGGTGATGAAAAATCAAGCAAATTCGTCAATGGTGTACTTTCGAAATTTACTGAGCAATAA
- a CDS encoding aminopeptidase — MSKDFIRIANEQDMQLINTYFEQALAHYEAAGELMAMQDIKYFLHNVRQFQFVVLKEKATEITYLFEFPETTDGKRETGTIVIPLQNN; from the coding sequence ATGAGTAAAGATTTTATTCGCATTGCGAACGAGCAAGATATGCAGTTAATTAACACGTATTTCGAACAAGCGTTAGCTCATTACGAGGCAGCAGGAGAACTAATGGCGATGCAAGACATTAAATATTTCCTACACAATGTACGCCAATTTCAATTTGTTGTCTTAAAAGAAAAAGCAACTGAAATTACGTACCTATTCGAATTTCCTGAAACAACTGATGGGAAGCGCGAAACAGGTACGATTGTGATCCCGCTTCAAAATAATTAA
- the glpK gene encoding glycerol kinase GlpK codes for MEKFIMALDQGTTSSRAILFNKKGDVAYVAQQEFKQYFPKSGWVEHNPKEIWSSILSVIAKVLSENNLKATQIEGIGITNQRETTVVWDKNTGEPVYNAIVWQSRQTMDICNELKEAGHNDLFRDKTGLLIDAYFSGTKVKWILDNVEGAREKAENGDLLFGTIDTWIIWQLTEGAVHVTDYSNASRTLMYNIHELKWDEELLELLTVPASMLPEVRPSSEIYGEIAGKHFFGHQVPIAGIAGDQQAALFGQACYEQGMVKNTYGTGCFMLMNTGEEAVKSEHGLLTTIAWGYDGKVTYALEGSIFVAGSAIQWLRDGLRMFRKSSESEAYASRVDDADGVYVVPAFVGLGTPYWDSEVRGAVFGLTRGTSKEHFIRATLESLAYQTRDVLTAMESDSNIDLKTLRVDGGAVMNDFLMQFQSDILHVPVERPAVNETTALGAAYLAGLAVGFWENLEEVQKHWQLDRKFEPKMDEEKREQLFEGWKKAVKAAQVFK; via the coding sequence ATGGAAAAATTTATTATGGCATTAGATCAAGGAACAACGAGTTCACGCGCGATATTATTTAACAAAAAAGGTGATGTCGCGTATGTGGCACAGCAAGAATTCAAACAATACTTCCCGAAATCTGGATGGGTAGAGCACAATCCTAAGGAAATTTGGAGCTCGATTTTATCAGTTATTGCAAAAGTACTGTCAGAAAATAATTTAAAAGCAACGCAAATCGAAGGAATTGGCATTACGAATCAGCGTGAAACAACCGTTGTGTGGGATAAAAACACTGGTGAACCGGTTTACAACGCAATCGTTTGGCAGTCTCGTCAAACGATGGACATATGTAATGAATTAAAAGAAGCGGGACATAATGATTTATTCCGTGACAAAACAGGGCTCCTTATTGACGCTTACTTTTCTGGGACAAAGGTAAAGTGGATTTTAGATAATGTCGAAGGCGCACGTGAAAAAGCGGAAAACGGGGACTTATTATTTGGAACAATTGATACATGGATTATTTGGCAACTAACAGAAGGTGCCGTTCATGTAACCGATTATTCAAATGCGTCACGAACACTTATGTATAATATCCATGAATTAAAGTGGGATGAGGAATTACTGGAACTATTAACAGTCCCAGCTTCTATGCTACCAGAAGTGCGTCCATCATCGGAAATTTACGGTGAAATTGCGGGCAAGCATTTCTTTGGCCATCAAGTTCCGATTGCAGGCATTGCTGGCGATCAGCAAGCTGCCCTTTTCGGTCAGGCTTGCTATGAACAGGGCATGGTGAAAAATACGTACGGTACGGGCTGCTTTATGCTGATGAATACAGGTGAAGAGGCCGTTAAATCTGAACATGGGCTCCTCACAACGATTGCTTGGGGCTACGACGGGAAAGTCACGTATGCACTTGAAGGAAGTATTTTTGTCGCGGGTTCTGCGATTCAGTGGCTACGTGATGGTTTGCGAATGTTTAGAAAATCATCAGAAAGTGAAGCGTATGCAAGCCGTGTCGATGATGCAGATGGGGTCTATGTTGTGCCAGCCTTTGTCGGTCTGGGTACACCGTATTGGGATAGTGAAGTGCGCGGTGCAGTATTTGGTTTAACACGCGGTACATCAAAAGAGCATTTCATCCGTGCAACACTCGAATCACTCGCGTATCAAACGCGTGACGTGCTGACGGCAATGGAGTCTGATTCGAATATCGACCTAAAAACATTACGCGTGGATGGTGGCGCGGTCATGAATGATTTTTTAATGCAGTTCCAATCAGACATTTTACATGTGCCAGTGGAACGCCCAGCCGTTAACGAAACAACGGCACTTGGGGCAGCTTATTTAGCGGGGTTAGCAGTTGGTTTTTGGGAGAATCTTGAGGAAGTCCAAAAGCATTGGCAGTTGGATCGAAAGTTCGAACCGAAAATGGACGAAGAAAAGCGTGAGCAATTATTCGAAGGCTGGAAAAAAGCAGTTAAAGCAGCTCAGGTGTTTAAATAA
- a CDS encoding MIP/aquaporin family protein: protein MSAFLAELIGTMILIIFGGGVVAGSLLKSSKAENGGWVVITIAWGLGVAMAAYAVGGVSGAHLNPALTIAMATIGNFEWAQVPMYILAQLLGAILGAIIVYFAYLPHWAKTDNADLKLAVFSTAPAIRHPLSNLITEMIGTFVLLLGILALGGNVLADGINPILVGLLIIAIGMSLGGPTGYAINPARDLGPRIAHFILPIPRKRDSDWSYAWVPIVGPIIGAVFGALVYKQFFLQENSLAFWICAVVVAAILIGGQITQSKKGIA from the coding sequence ATGTCTGCCTTTTTAGCTGAATTAATTGGAACGATGATTTTGATTATTTTTGGTGGTGGAGTTGTCGCTGGGTCTTTGTTAAAATCTTCTAAAGCTGAAAATGGTGGTTGGGTTGTTATTACTATTGCGTGGGGCTTAGGGGTTGCAATGGCAGCTTATGCAGTGGGAGGTGTGAGCGGAGCACATTTAAATCCAGCTCTGACTATTGCAATGGCAACGATCGGTAATTTTGAATGGGCTCAGGTGCCGATGTATATACTGGCACAATTACTAGGAGCGATTTTAGGTGCAATCATTGTATACTTTGCGTATTTACCACACTGGGCGAAAACTGATAATGCAGATTTGAAGCTAGCTGTATTTTCAACAGCACCTGCAATTCGCCACCCATTATCTAATCTTATAACAGAGATGATAGGGACATTTGTGTTGTTACTTGGTATTTTAGCACTAGGCGGAAACGTGTTGGCTGACGGGATTAATCCAATACTTGTCGGTCTACTTATTATTGCTATCGGGATGAGTTTAGGTGGTCCAACGGGTTATGCTATTAACCCTGCACGCGATTTAGGCCCACGTATTGCACACTTTATATTGCCGATACCACGAAAACGTGATTCAGATTGGTCGTATGCATGGGTACCGATTGTTGGTCCAATTATCGGAGCGGTTTTTGGTGCTTTAGTGTATAAACAGTTTTTCTTACAGGAAAATAGTCTGGCGTTTTGGATTTGTGCAGTTGTAGTTGCTGCGATATTAATAGGAGGACAAATAACACAATCAAAAAAGGGGATAGCTTAA
- a CDS encoding FAD-dependent oxidoreductase: MVIFSAASRKERNSALKEETLDLFVIGGGITGAGIALDAVTRGLNVGLAEMQDFAAGTSSRSTKLVHGGLRYLKQFEIKEVAELGRERAIVYENGPHVTTPVWMLLPFHKGGTFGSISTSVGLKIYDILAGVKRDERRFMLSAEETSEREPLVKQDGLLGGGIYVEYRTDDARLTIEVIKAAVARGAIAQNYLKVVGIKVGKLAFMEVTVEDQLTGEVYVVMAKKVVNATGPWVDDVRKLNGALGDKHLILSKGVHLVFDAADFPLKQAIYFDTEDGRMIFAIPRDGKTYVGTTDTFYEGDPKDITITAKDRTYLLDAIRFMFPSLHLTEAHIESGWAGVRPLIHEQGKEPSEISRKDEIWRTDDGLITIAGGKLTGYRKMAEKIIDIVVEQLNKEFGTQFGSSITKRLPISGGDISGSKFFGDFVEKRTKLGQQYGLTAEESKFVARFYGTNVDEIFDYVSKANGSLPPIVYGQLYYAMNEEAASTPLDFFVRRTGALYFNIDFVKQHKKLVIDEMEQYLNWTTEQKLKYTEQLEMEIRQVTT; the protein is encoded by the coding sequence ATGGTGATTTTTTCAGCAGCATCGCGCAAAGAAAGAAATAGTGCATTAAAAGAAGAGACGCTTGATTTATTTGTAATTGGTGGGGGTATTACAGGTGCAGGAATTGCACTTGATGCGGTGACACGCGGATTGAATGTGGGGCTTGCAGAGATGCAGGACTTTGCAGCGGGGACGAGTAGCAGGTCAACAAAATTAGTGCATGGTGGATTACGCTATTTGAAGCAGTTTGAAATTAAGGAAGTGGCAGAGCTTGGACGTGAGCGTGCCATTGTGTACGAAAATGGACCGCATGTGACCACACCTGTATGGATGCTTTTACCGTTCCATAAAGGTGGCACATTTGGATCGATTTCAACGTCAGTGGGGTTAAAGATTTATGACATTTTAGCAGGTGTTAAGCGCGATGAACGACGCTTTATGTTATCGGCTGAAGAGACGTCGGAACGTGAGCCACTTGTAAAGCAGGATGGGTTACTTGGTGGTGGCATTTATGTAGAATACCGTACGGATGATGCACGCTTAACAATTGAGGTCATTAAAGCAGCGGTTGCACGTGGGGCCATAGCTCAAAATTATTTGAAGGTAGTAGGCATAAAGGTAGGAAAATTAGCATTTATGGAAGTAACGGTGGAAGATCAACTAACGGGTGAAGTTTACGTGGTGATGGCAAAAAAGGTCGTCAATGCTACAGGTCCCTGGGTAGATGATGTTCGCAAATTGAACGGGGCATTAGGAGATAAGCATTTAATTTTATCTAAAGGTGTACACCTCGTATTTGATGCTGCGGATTTTCCATTAAAGCAAGCGATTTATTTTGATACAGAGGACGGGCGTATGATCTTTGCGATTCCGCGTGATGGAAAAACGTACGTCGGCACTACAGATACTTTTTATGAAGGGGACCCGAAGGATATAACAATCACAGCTAAGGACCGAACGTACTTACTGGATGCAATTCGCTTTATGTTCCCGAGTCTACATTTGACAGAGGCACATATCGAATCTGGTTGGGCGGGGGTACGCCCACTTATTCATGAGCAGGGAAAGGAACCTTCTGAGATTTCACGTAAGGATGAGATTTGGCGAACGGATGATGGATTAATTACAATTGCTGGCGGGAAATTAACAGGTTACCGAAAAATGGCGGAAAAAATCATAGATATAGTCGTTGAACAATTGAACAAAGAATTTGGTACACAGTTTGGTTCATCGATTACAAAGCGCCTACCGATTTCAGGTGGAGATATTAGTGGCTCAAAATTTTTCGGGGATTTTGTAGAGAAGCGTACCAAGCTTGGACAACAATACGGCTTAACAGCAGAGGAAAGCAAATTTGTTGCGAGATTTTATGGTACGAATGTAGATGAAATATTCGATTATGTTTCTAAGGCAAATGGTAGCTTGCCCCCAATTGTGTACGGGCAGTTATATTACGCAATGAACGAGGAAGCTGCAAGTACGCCACTTGACTTCTTTGTACGTAGAACCGGGGCATTATATTTTAACATCGATTTTGTTAAGCAGCATAAAAAGTTAGTTATCGATGAAATGGAGCAATATCTTAACTGGACAACGGAACAAAAGTTGAAGTACACAGAACAATTAGAGATGGAAATACGGCAAGTCACAACATAA
- a CDS encoding Asp23/Gls24 family envelope stress response protein → MAEKQPVAFVQPTPVGKEELGKIEVAPEVIEVIAGIAATEVEGVAATRGNFTTGVVERFGKKVHSKGIKSAMSEEGNIVIDVFCTVKYGYAIPKVAKEVQTTIRQALLNMTAIETSEVNIHVTGIQFETATAE, encoded by the coding sequence ATGGCAGAAAAACAACCAGTAGCATTCGTGCAGCCAACACCCGTTGGTAAAGAAGAGTTAGGTAAAATTGAAGTAGCACCAGAAGTAATCGAAGTCATCGCTGGTATCGCGGCAACTGAGGTTGAGGGTGTTGCAGCAACGCGCGGGAACTTCACAACAGGTGTTGTGGAACGTTTTGGTAAAAAGGTACATTCTAAAGGCATTAAATCAGCGATGTCTGAAGAAGGCAATATCGTAATTGATGTATTTTGCACAGTGAAATACGGCTATGCGATTCCAAAAGTGGCAAAAGAAGTTCAAACAACAATTCGCCAAGCGCTTTTAAATATGACAGCAATTGAAACAAGTGAAGTAAATATTCACGTAACAGGCATTCAATTCGAAACAGCAACAGCTGAATAA
- a CDS encoding mechanosensitive ion channel family protein encodes MNSLWDSIKWLIPTVQPPTWTDGFAALAIVIVGIAVIQFIIKKIVFKLASMLEKRQHPVMSDIVKSIYPSLRNALLFSVLIIACTLLLEVRLFELKRTSVIVDSVYVYFAFKALHDVLSFYLENPGRFETGKDQDVLTPFFLRMSKVMVMVIALFTIASLWNFNLNGFFTAIGLTGVALAFGIRDTLAHIFSGMSVALDKPFQIGDWVMTGDEKIDGTIEDINLRSTLIQTSDKGLVYVPNSYLVNRPIYNLSKRTQRKVELNLFLSTANSEEKIVQFVETLREQIALHPKTLKEIIHVAVDEIRPSACRVLIRYFVKTNDTEVMLQVRQDILFVAKHICDENGIVQVDPGQGQFVWND; translated from the coding sequence GTGAACAGCTTGTGGGATTCGATTAAGTGGCTCATTCCAACCGTTCAGCCGCCAACATGGACGGATGGATTTGCTGCTTTGGCAATTGTCATTGTAGGAATTGCGGTTATTCAATTTATAATTAAAAAAATAGTATTTAAACTGGCATCAATGCTAGAGAAACGTCAACACCCGGTGATGAGTGATATCGTAAAAAGTATATATCCATCACTACGCAATGCACTCCTATTTTCGGTGCTTATTATCGCGTGTACATTATTACTAGAAGTGCGATTATTTGAACTTAAACGAACGAGTGTTATCGTTGATTCCGTTTATGTCTACTTTGCATTTAAAGCATTGCATGACGTGCTCAGCTTTTATCTAGAAAACCCAGGGCGTTTTGAAACCGGGAAAGATCAGGATGTATTAACCCCATTTTTCCTACGGATGAGTAAAGTGATGGTGATGGTGATTGCGCTATTTACGATTGCTTCCCTGTGGAATTTTAATTTAAATGGCTTTTTTACAGCGATTGGTTTAACCGGAGTAGCGCTGGCATTTGGTATACGTGACACACTCGCGCATATATTTAGTGGTATGAGTGTCGCGCTTGATAAGCCGTTTCAAATTGGGGATTGGGTCATGACCGGAGATGAAAAGATCGATGGGACAATTGAAGATATTAACTTACGCAGCACGCTTATTCAAACGTCAGATAAGGGGCTCGTTTATGTGCCGAACTCGTACTTAGTTAATCGCCCTATTTATAACTTATCCAAGCGTACACAGCGGAAAGTCGAGCTTAATTTGTTTTTATCAACGGCCAATAGCGAAGAGAAAATTGTTCAGTTTGTGGAGACGTTACGCGAACAAATCGCCCTGCATCCAAAAACATTAAAAGAGATTATTCATGTAGCGGTTGATGAAATACGTCCGAGTGCTTGTCGAGTGCTCATTCGTTATTTTGTTAAGACCAACGATACCGAAGTCATGCTTCAAGTACGCCAAGATATTCTATTTGTTGCGAAACATATATGTGATGAGAATGGAATTGTGCAAGTCGATCCAGGGCAGGGACAATTTGTATGGAATGATTGA